A stretch of Oryza brachyantha chromosome 4, ObraRS2, whole genome shotgun sequence DNA encodes these proteins:
- the LOC107304119 gene encoding prohibitin-3, mitochondrial-like has protein sequence MAGGPAAVSFLTNIAKAAAGIGAAASLLSASLYTVDGGERAVIFDRFRGVLPETVGEGTHFLVPWLQKPFIFDIRTRPHNFSSNSGTKDLQMVNLTLRLLSRPDVVHLPTIFTSLGLEYDDKVLPSIGNEVLKAVVAQFNADQLLTDRPHVSALVRDALIRRAREFNIILDDVAITHLSYGIEFSQAVEKKQVAQQEAERSKFLVAKAEQERRAAIVRAEGESESARLISEATAAAGTGLIELRRIEAAKEIAAELARSPNVAYVPSGDNGRMLLGLNAAGFGR, from the coding sequence ATGGCGGGCGGACCCGCGGCTGTGTCGTTCCTGACCAACATCGCCAAGGCGGCGGCTGGTATCGGAGCGGCGGCCTCCCTCCTGTCTGCGTCGCTCTAcaccgtcgacggcggcgagcgcgccgtCATCTTCGACCGGTTCCGCGGGGTGCTGCCGGAGACCGTCGGCGAGGGGACCCACTTCCTCGTGCCGTGGCTCCAGAAGCCCTTCATCTTCGACATCCGCACGCGCCCGCACAACTTCTCCTCCAACTCCGGCACCAAGGACCTGCAGATGGTCAACCTcaccctccgcctcctctcccgcccCGACGTCGTGCACCTGCCCACCATCTTCACCTCCCTCGGCCTCGAGTACGACGACAAGGTCCTCCCCTCCATCGGCAACGAGGTGCTCAAGGCCGTCGTCGCGCAGTTCAACGCCGACCAGCTGCTCACGGACCGTCCCCACGTCTCCGCACTCGTCCGCGACGCGCTcatccgccgcgcccgcgagttCAACATCATCCTCGACGACGTCGCCATCACCCACCTCTCCTACGGCATCGAGTTCTCGCAGGCCGTCGAGAAGAAGCAGGTGGCGCAGCAGGAGGCCGAGCGCTCCAAGTTCCTCGTCGCCAAAGCTGAGCAAGAGAGGCGCGCTGCCATCGTGCGTGCAGAGGGAGAAAGTGAGTCTGCGCGGCTCATTTCTGAGGCCACCGCTGCTGCTGGGACAGGGCTGATTGAGCTGAGGAGGATCGAGGCGGCCAAGGAGATCGCTGCCGAGCTAGCCCGTTCTCCTAATGTTGCATATGTTCCTTCTGGGGACAATGGCCGGATGCTGCTCGGCCTCAATGCTGCTGGGTTTGGCCGGTGA
- the LOC102720141 gene encoding probable inactive receptor kinase RLK902: MLPPPAATALLLLLLALAAGAPVVANDLASDAAALQAFLAPFGSASVSWNSSQPTCSWTGVVCTGGRVTEIHLPGVGLRGDVPVGALGSLDKLAVLSLRYNALSGPLPSDLAKCAELRVINLQSNHFSGDLPSEILALPALTQLNLADNRFSGRIPPTIAKNGKLQLLYLDGNLFTGELPNVNMPLLASFNVSFNNLTGAIPSALGGMPATSFLGMPLLCGKPLSPCRTPISNPPSQAPALSPEGAVPSGGRGRGGRHLAGGAIAGIVIGCAFGFLLIAGVLVLVCGALQRKPRPHHNYDVAAELALHSKEAMSPSAYTPRVSDARPPQPPPPPVAPTVQPAVAANVTGKKKLFFFGRVPRPYDLEDLLRASAEVLGKGTYGTTYKASLESGPVVAVKRLKETSLPEREFRDKIAAIGGLDHPNVVPLQAYYFSKDEKLVVYELVAMGSLSSMLHGNRGSGRSPLSWESRRRIALASARGLEYIHATGSKVVHGNIKSSNILLGRSVDARVADHGLAHLVGPAGAPSNRVAGYRAPEVVADPWRLSQKADVYSFGVLLLELLTGKAPTHAVLHDDEGVDLPRWARSVVREEWTSEVFDTELLRHAGAEEEMVEMLRLAMDCTAAAPDQRPAMPEIAVRIEQLGGAGSASARTARSASMDDADDRPLRPTGSIRGS; this comes from the exons ATgctgccaccgccggccgccaccgcgctgctgctgctgctcctggccctcgccgccggcgcgcccgTCGTGGCCAACGACCTCGCGTccgacgccgcggcgctgcAGGCGTTCCTGGCGCCGTTCGGGTCGGCGTCCGTGTCGTGGAACTCGTCCCAGCCGACGTGCTCCTGGACCGGCGTCGTCTGCACCGGCGGACGCGTCACGGAGATCCACCTCCCCGGGGTTGGCCTCCGGGGCGACGTCCCCGTGGGCGCGCTCGGGAGCCTCGACAAGCTCGCCGTGCTGTCGCTGCGCTACAACGCGCTCTCCGGCCCGCTGCCGTCTGACCTGGCCAAGTGCGCTGAGCTCCGGGTCATTAATCTGCAGTCAAATCACTTCTCCGGCGATCTTCCCTCGGAGATTCTGGCTCTCCCGGCGTTGACGCAGCTCAACCTCGCGGACAACCGCTTTTCCGGGAGGATCCCACCGACCATCGCCAAGAACGGGAAGCTGCAGTTGCTCTACTTGGACGGCAACCTCTTCACCGGCGAGCTGCCGAACGTGAACATGCCATTGCTCGCCTCATTCAACGTCTCCTTCAACAACCTCACCGGCGCGATACCCAGTGCTCTCGGCGGCATGCCGGCGACGTCTTTCCTCGGCATGCCGCTGCTGTGTGGCAAGCCCCTGTCGCCTTGCCGAACGCCAATTTCCAACCCGCCGTCCCAGGCTCCGGCGCTTTCTCCAGAAGGCGCGGTCCCGTCGGGCGGCCGCGGGCGAGGCGGACGCCACCTGGCGGGCGGAGCCATCGCCGGCATTGTGATCGGATGCGCATTCGGCTTCCTTCTTATCGCCGGCGTTCTGGTCCTGGTGTGTGGTGCCCTGCAACGCAAGCCAAGACCCCACCACAACTATGACGTCGCGGCGGAGCTCGCCTTGCACAGCAAAGAAGCAATGAGCCCGAGTGCATACACTCCACGTGTCTCGGAcgcgcggccgccgcagccgccgccgccaccggtggCCCCCACGGTACAgcctgccgtcgccgccaacgTCACCGGAAAGAAgaagctcttcttcttcgggAGGGTGCCGCGGCCGTACGACCTCGAGGACCTGCTGCGCGCGTCCGCCGAGGTTCTTGGCAAGGGAACGTACGGGACAACGTACAAGGCATCGCTCGAGTCCGGGCCGGTGGTCGCCGTGAAGCGCCTCAAGGAGACCTCGTTGCCGGAGCGCGAGTTCCGGGACAAGATCGCGGCGATCGGCGGGCTGGACCACCCTAACGTCGTGCCGCTGCAGGCCTACTACTTCAGCAAGGACGAGAAGCTCGTGGTGTACGAGCTCGTCGCCATGGGCAGCCTCTCGTCGATGCTTCACG GTAACCGTGGCTCCGGCCGGTCGCCGCTGAGCTGGGAGTCGAGGAGGCGCATCGCGCTGGCGTCGGCGCGCGGGCTGGAGTACATCCACGCGACGGGCTCCAAGGTGGTGCACGGCAACATCAAGTCGTCGAACATACTCCTCGGGCGGTCGGTGGACGCGCGCGTGGCGGACCACGGCCTCGCGCACCTCGTCGGCCCGGCCGGCGCGCCGTCCAACCGGGTGGCGGGGTATCGCGcgccggaggtggtggcggacCCGTGGCGGCTGTCGCAGAAGGCcgacgtgtacagcttcggCGTGCTGCTCCTGGAGCTGCTCACGGGGAAGGCGCCCACGCACGCCGTGCTGCACGACGACGAAGGCGTGGACCTGCCGCGGTGGGCGCGCTCCGTGGTGCGGGAGGAGTGGACGTCCGAGGTGTTCGACACGGAGCTGCTCAGGCACGCCGGggccgaggaggagatggtggaGATGCTGCGTCTGGCGATGGACTGCACCGCAGCGGCGCCGGACCAGCGACCGGCGATGCCGGAGATCGCCGTGCGCATCGAGCAGCTGGGCGGCGCGGGGTCGGCGTCCGCGCGTACCGCCCGGAGCGCGTCCAtggacgacgccgacgaccgGCCGCTCAGGCCCACCGGATCGATTCGCGGGAGCTGA
- the LOC102713069 gene encoding protein FLOURY 1-like — MGGGNRVSGAGFLKPLAGVSFAFMPGAGALYFLVGSVLGFLVMVYSSESDEGGVDWASAERWVPLARSVGAPQMFVGIPLLLLATGVWRLGKRCNAVEGLVGNADATVQALRVGGVVCAVCGTKILALKKKGGLASVPSPSPSHSKGCSSDKPVARSLAAELEQEAHAEEDDCAAAGDGNGGTEEGSIERLKRRLAAERRRRDAALEELEKERRAAASAADEAMAKIACLRNEKALVEREARQFQEMAQQKQMYDRQLIESLQWVIQRFGMPCGEAEVSSERGVSETSEDDRDRK, encoded by the coding sequence ATGGGCGGCGGGAACcgcgtctccggcgccggcttcCTGAagccgctcgccggcgtgtCGTTCGCCTTTATGCCTGGGGCGGGCGCGCTCTACTTCCTGGTTGGGTCGGTGCTCGGGTTCCTGGTGATGGTGTACTCCTCCGAGTCcgacgagggcggcgtcgACTGGGCCTCCGCGGAGCGCTGGGTTCCGCTGGCCCGGTCGGTGGGCGCTCCCCAGATGTTTGTTGGAATTCCCCTCCTGCTCTTGGCGACCGGAGTCTGGCGCCTCGGCAAGCGCTGCAACGCCGTGGAGGGGCTCGTCGGGAACGCGGACGCCACGGTGCAGGCATTGCGCGTTGGCGGCGTCGTCTGCGCCGTGTGCGGGACGAAGATACTGGCCCTGAAGAAGAAAGGCGGCCTGGCCTCGgtcccgtccccgtccccgtcccacTCGAAGGGGTGCAGCTCCGACAAGCCGGTCGCGAGGTCGCTGGCAGCCGAGCTGGAGCAGGAGGCCCACGCTGAGGAAGACGActgcgcggcggccggtgacGGGAACGGCGGCACGGAGGAGGGCAGCATAGAGCGGCTGAAGCGGCGACTGGCAGcggagaggaggcggagggaTGCCGCGCTGGAGGAGCTGGAGAAGGagaggcgcgcggcggcgtccgcggcCGATGAGGCCATGGCCAAGATCGCGTGCCTGCGCAACGAGAAGGCGCTGGTGGAGCGCGAAGCGCGGCAGTTCCAGGAGATGGCGCAACAGAAGCAAATGTACGACCGGCAGCTGATCGAGTCGCTCCAGTGGGTGATCCAGAGGTTCGGCATGCCGTGCGGGGAGGCCGAGGTGTCCTCCGAGCGGGGCGTCTCGGAGACGAGCGAGGACGACAGAGACAGGAAGTAG
- the LOC102720425 gene encoding putative pentatricopeptide repeat-containing protein At1g09680, with the protein MAHHLLHHRLSHLAHPLLRLLASRLGRSTPPRVLPLILSAASAGDPAPLVSALSTAYAEEGLLPDACALVLLALRRGIRLAPTMCTGLMSRFPTAPEAYTFYLQLLDAGLPPEAKLFNVLMRDLLRSGDLASAQNVFDEMHSRGVRPTAVSFNTIISGMCRLGDLDGADRLYRGMAEAGVLPDVYTYGALIQGLCRVGRLEGARTVFEKMCKTGMRPNAVVFTILIDAHCKEGNVETILELHREMGERGVRPDVVAYNALVNGLCRARDLKSARGILVDMRSAGLRPDKVTYTTLIDGYCKEEELDMAMEIKQNMVAEGVALDEVTYTALISGLSKAGRSVDAKRVLDEMMEAGLEPDNTTYTMVIDAFCRKGDVKTGLRLLKEMQSKGRKPGVVTYNVIMNGFCKLGQLKNADMLLNAMLNIGVSPDDITYNILLDGQCKHGKVTDSEELKSAKGMVPDFGVYSCLVGEIVKKKTTKTYDR; encoded by the coding sequence ATGGcgcaccacctcctccaccaccgcctctcGCACCTGGCTCATCCGCTTCTACGCCTCCTCGCCTCCCGTCTCGGCCGCTCCACCCCGCCGCGCGTCCTCCCGCTcatcctctccgccgcctctgccGGCGATCCGGCCCCTCTTGTATCTGCCCTCTCCACAGCCTACGCCGAGGAGGGTCTCCTCCCCGATGCGTGcgccctcgtcctcctcgccctccgcCGTGGCATCCGCCTCGCGCCCACCATGTGCACTGGCCTCATGAGTCGGTTCCCCACTGCTCCCGAAGCCTACACCTTCTACCTGCAGCTGCTTGACGCCGGCCTGCCTCCGGAGGCCAAGCTGTTTAACGTTCTGATGCGTGACCTTCTCAGATCGGGCGACCTTGCAAGTGCACAGAatgtgttcgacgaaatgcatAGCAGGGGTGTGCGGCCAACGGCCGTCAGCTTTAACACCATTATTTCGGGGATGTGCAGGCTTGGTGATCTGGACGGCGCGGACAGGCTTTACAGGGGAATGGCGGAAGCAGGTGTCTTGCCAGATGTGTACACTTACGGTGCTTTGATACAGGGGCTGTGCAGGGTGGGGAGATTAGAGGGTGCAAGGACGGTGTTTGAGAAAATGTGCAAGACAGGTATGAGACCCAATGCAGTTGTGTTCACGATTTTGATAGATGCACATTGCAAGGAGGGGAACGTGGAGACTATTCTGGAGTTGCACCGGGAGATGGGAGAAAGGGGTGTGAGGCCAGATGTGGTAGCGTACAATGCACTGGTGAATGGGCTTTGCCGAGCAAGAGATTTGAAGTCTGCTCGTGGAATTTTGGTGGATATGAGGAGCGCAGGTCTCAGGCCAGATAAGGTTACTTATACCACCCTCATTGATGGATATTGCAAGGAAGAAGAGTTAGACATGGCAATGGAGATTAAACAGAACATGGTAGCTGAAGGGGTTGCATTGGATGAGGTGACATATACAGCACTCATATCAGGGTTGAGCAAGGCAGGGCGTTCAGTTGATGCCAAGAGGGTTCTGGATGAGATGATGGAGGCTGGTTTGGAGCCTGACAACACGACCTACACAATGGTGATTGATGCTTTCTGTAGGAAAGGGGACGTGAAGACAGGCCTTAGACTATTGAAGGAAATGCAGAGTAAGGGTCGAAAACCAGGAGTTGTCACATATAATGTGATTATGAATGGTTTCTGCAAGCTGGGACAGCTGAAGAATGCAGACATGCTTCTTAATGCGATGCTTAACATAGGCGTATCTCCAGATGATATCACATACAACATTCTCTTGGATGGGCAATGCAAGCATGGAAAAGTAACTGATTCTGAAGAATTGAAGAGTGCAAAAGGAATGGTGCCAGATTTTGGTGTTTATTCTTGTCTAGTCGGTGAAATTGTCAAGAAGAAAACAACTAAGACTTATGATAGATAA